One stretch of Deinococcus hopiensis KR-140 DNA includes these proteins:
- a CDS encoding 2'-5' RNA ligase family protein codes for MFPEQLSGTFIHEVRHLYDPLEPLIHLHLTVVFPFNDSTPTTELAALLQARLASFRPLDIHPGEATAHGEYCS; via the coding sequence GTGTTTCCCGAGCAACTGTCGGGCACGTTCATACATGAAGTACGACACCTCTACGATCCACTCGAACCCCTGATCCATCTGCACCTTACGGTTGTGTTCCCGTTCAATGATTCCACCCCAACTACGGAATTGGCTGCCCTTTTGCAAGCAAGATTGGCATCCTTCAGACCGTTGGATATCCATCCAGGCGAAGCTACGGCGCATGGCGAATACTGTTCCTAA
- a CDS encoding 2'-5' RNA ligase family protein, giving the protein MFLNVERGNDELVALHDMLYSHLFPEYLNPEYTFVPHITLGRVPDRTARLSALNFARAICCPLEVRANRLTLYSREETGGKRGSMHRSGLENTEHWTNRVTAVFQ; this is encoded by the coding sequence CTGTTCCTAAACGTGGAGCGAGGTAACGATGAGCTAGTCGCACTTCATGATATGCTGTACTCACACCTATTCCCGGAGTATCTCAATCCGGAGTACACGTTCGTCCCACATATTACACTCGGCCGTGTCCCCGATCGAACAGCCCGATTGAGTGCTTTGAACTTCGCGCGCGCTATCTGCTGCCCACTTGAAGTACGTGCGAATCGGCTGACTCTGTACAGCCGTGAAGAGACAGGGGGCAAGCGCGGGTCGATGCACAGATCGGGCTTGGAGAACACAGAGCACTGGACGAATAGAGTAACTGCCGTATTCCAGTAA
- a CDS encoding DNA cytosine methyltransferase, with translation MTHDPIQWKIDRLSQPDNAPRLLDLFSGCGGFSLGFHAAGFDLRGAVEFDPDAAASHAANFHAGSAAHAVSRDITATSPDALAADLDLGTPELAVDVIIGGPPCQAFARIGRAKLRSVRADGEFRNDPRAQLYEEYLRYVRRFQPLVIVMENVPDILNYGGRNVAEEIAHDLIGQGYEVRYTLLNAVHYGVPQMRKRMFLLAYHQRLETPVVFPPPTRSHLLPEGYRDRVSRIGMLRQRDLFQNSGHYMDPPAVPESDLLPAVTVGEALRDLPPFRGSDSRAQVDEQSYPYTGESPSSYALEMRQWLRTTLESGARRHITRYLKRDWRIFEAMPEGALYPRAHELAIELFHKELARLGEGAPREGTDEYAVIRKAYVPPYPVDSFSNKWQKLQRNQPSHTLQAHLSKDGYSHIHYDSSQARTITVREAARLQSFPDAFLFHGSMGAAFRQIGNAVPPLMSRALATTIRDTLMAAVRRQADVVAAD, from the coding sequence ATGACCCACGACCCCATCCAATGGAAGATCGACCGCCTGTCCCAGCCGGACAATGCGCCCCGCCTGCTTGACCTGTTCAGCGGGTGTGGTGGGTTCTCGCTGGGCTTCCACGCGGCCGGCTTCGATCTTCGGGGCGCCGTGGAGTTCGATCCGGACGCCGCCGCATCCCACGCAGCCAACTTCCATGCCGGGAGCGCTGCCCACGCCGTCAGCCGCGACATCACCGCCACCTCCCCGGACGCCTTGGCGGCCGACCTGGACCTGGGAACGCCGGAGCTGGCCGTGGACGTCATCATAGGCGGCCCGCCCTGCCAAGCCTTTGCCCGCATCGGACGGGCCAAACTGCGGTCGGTCAGGGCGGACGGAGAATTCCGCAATGATCCGCGCGCGCAGCTGTATGAGGAGTACCTGCGGTATGTGCGCCGCTTTCAGCCGTTAGTGATCGTGATGGAGAATGTGCCGGACATCCTGAACTACGGGGGACGGAACGTTGCGGAGGAGATTGCCCACGACCTGATCGGTCAGGGCTACGAGGTGCGCTACACCCTGCTGAACGCCGTGCACTACGGAGTGCCGCAGATGCGCAAGCGCATGTTCCTGCTGGCCTATCACCAGCGGCTGGAGACCCCTGTGGTGTTTCCCCCTCCCACGCGGAGTCACCTCCTACCAGAGGGGTACCGTGACAGGGTCAGCCGGATCGGGATGCTTCGCCAGCGTGACCTGTTCCAGAACTCAGGGCATTACATGGATCCTCCAGCGGTGCCGGAGTCCGATCTGCTGCCGGCTGTGACTGTGGGCGAGGCGCTGCGGGACCTGCCTCCCTTTCGTGGCTCCGATTCACGAGCCCAAGTGGACGAGCAGAGCTACCCCTATACGGGTGAGTCTCCCAGCAGCTACGCGCTGGAGATGCGTCAGTGGCTGCGCACTACACTGGAGTCCGGCGCCCGGCGTCACATCACCCGCTACCTGAAGCGGGATTGGCGCATCTTCGAGGCCATGCCGGAGGGCGCCCTATATCCCCGGGCCCACGAGCTGGCCATCGAGCTGTTCCACAAGGAGCTGGCCCGCCTGGGAGAAGGTGCACCCCGGGAGGGAACGGACGAGTATGCCGTGATCAGGAAGGCGTATGTACCTCCCTATCCCGTGGACAGCTTTTCCAACAAGTGGCAGAAGCTGCAGCGCAATCAGCCTTCCCACACCCTGCAGGCGCACCTGAGCAAGGACGGCTACAGCCATATCCACTACGACAGCTCTCAGGCGCGCACCATCACGGTCCGTGAGGCAGCCCGGCTGCAGTCATTCCCGGACGCGTTCCTGTTCCACGGCTCCATGGGTGCCGCCTTCCGCCAGATTGGCAATGCCGTCCCCCCCCTGATGTCACGGGCGCTGGCCACCACCATCCGCGATACGCTGATGGCAGCTGTGCGGCGTCAGGCGGATGTGGTCGCGGCCGACTAG
- a CDS encoding IS4 family transposase, whose translation MIDALHRFTTSTLSRLAHNRAEQVMFSRFLHNRHVHLDQLIYGATQAGRARVQRAEHAHLLVCSDTTEINVKGTQGDRQGNALGVTGNNNDPGFFIHAGLALDADQGRPLGCVSLQLWTRGGWVDRETPESEKWFKVTRDVQGLAPRITLIHDREGDIYDLWVQVRQRGAQMITRARQDRALIPEGPGDQTRLWAKLEQAPRQGCFALSIRADQKKRRAARKSQMELRFTAVSLRSRGDQRKRPSGERVKVNAIEVRERAEDVPPGEQPVVWRLLTSHPVTTVEQALQIVQWYLFRWRSEDTFSALKTRCVDVEASRLESGLALMKLAVMSLWSAAKMTELVKHRDDTNTDAREFFLLEELVCLQELLPLYEGKTQRQQNPYPVRSIAWAIWIVARLGHWHGSGQPGLQIVRRGLERFDAIFLGWNINHRR comes from the coding sequence TTGATCGATGCATTACACCGCTTCACGACGAGCACGCTGAGCCGACTGGCTCACAACCGCGCAGAGCAGGTGATGTTTTCGCGCTTTCTGCACAACCGTCATGTCCATCTTGATCAGTTGATCTACGGCGCCACCCAGGCGGGCCGGGCACGTGTTCAGCGTGCTGAACACGCTCATCTGCTGGTCTGCAGTGACACGACGGAGATCAACGTCAAGGGGACTCAAGGCGACCGTCAGGGGAACGCGCTAGGGGTCACAGGGAACAACAACGACCCTGGCTTCTTCATCCACGCGGGTTTGGCGTTGGACGCAGACCAGGGTCGTCCTCTCGGCTGCGTTTCCCTTCAACTGTGGACCCGGGGCGGATGGGTAGATCGGGAGACGCCCGAGTCGGAGAAATGGTTCAAGGTCACCCGCGATGTCCAGGGTTTGGCACCGCGTATCACCCTGATTCATGACCGCGAGGGTGACATCTACGATCTGTGGGTCCAGGTGAGGCAGCGAGGAGCTCAGATGATCACACGCGCACGACAAGATCGTGCGCTCATCCCAGAGGGTCCCGGGGACCAAACGCGGCTGTGGGCGAAGCTAGAACAGGCACCACGGCAAGGCTGTTTCGCGCTAAGCATCAGGGCGGACCAGAAGAAGAGACGTGCCGCACGGAAGAGTCAGATGGAACTGCGCTTTACAGCGGTATCGCTCCGCTCCCGGGGCGACCAGCGTAAAAGACCATCCGGGGAACGCGTGAAGGTGAACGCCATTGAGGTCCGGGAACGGGCAGAGGATGTTCCTCCAGGAGAACAACCGGTGGTGTGGCGCTTACTGACCAGCCATCCGGTCACAACCGTGGAGCAAGCATTGCAGATCGTGCAGTGGTATCTGTTCCGCTGGCGATCAGAGGACACCTTTAGCGCCTTGAAAACGCGTTGCGTCGATGTGGAGGCCAGCCGCTTGGAAAGCGGTCTGGCCCTGATGAAACTGGCCGTCATGAGCCTCTGGAGTGCCGCCAAAATGACCGAACTCGTCAAGCATCGTGATGACACCAACACGGACGCCCGCGAGTTCTTCCTCTTGGAAGAACTCGTGTGTCTCCAGGAGCTCTTACCCCTATACGAGGGGAAAACGCAGCGGCAGCAAAATCCCTACCCAGTGCGGAGCATCGCTTGGGCCATCTGGATTGTGGCTCGCCTCGGACATTGGCATGGCTCAGGGCAGCCAGGTCTTCAAATCGTTCGTAGAGGTCTGGAACGCTTCGACGCGATCTTTCTGGGATGGAACATCAACCACCGAAGATGA
- a CDS encoding very short patch repair endonuclease, translated as MPNSPSKNTKPELLLRRALWLAGLRYRLHVRTPHGRPDVVFPGARVAVFIDGCFWHGCPEHYVRPRSNNAFWAQKLLQNFERDHRQTVALEQDGWTVVRVWEHEVHEQLASVVERVRAGLTEGSGTLEPSMHVVEVEVLDETGNLERRVQRNVRNPEQTDVVVRHRTTRKWAKAP; from the coding sequence ATGCCGAACTCACCCTCGAAAAACACCAAGCCGGAACTGCTGCTGCGCCGGGCCCTGTGGCTGGCCGGTCTGCGCTACCGGCTTCACGTCCGAACGCCCCATGGCCGGCCGGACGTGGTCTTTCCGGGTGCTCGGGTGGCCGTCTTCATTGACGGTTGCTTCTGGCATGGCTGCCCGGAGCACTACGTGCGGCCCCGGTCGAACAATGCCTTCTGGGCCCAGAAGCTGCTGCAGAACTTCGAGCGTGACCACCGTCAGACTGTGGCCCTCGAGCAGGACGGCTGGACGGTGGTGCGGGTCTGGGAACATGAGGTGCACGAACAGCTGGCCTCCGTCGTCGAGCGGGTCCGGGCGGGCCTGACCGAGGGTTCCGGTACTCTGGAGCCCTCCATGCATGTCGTCGAAGTGGAGGTGCTCGACGAAACCGGCAACCTGGAACGCCGCGTGCAGCGCAATGTTCGGAACCCTGAGCAGACTGACGTCGTGGTGCGGCACCGAACCACCCGTAAATGGGCTAAGGCTCCCTGA